One region of Quercus lobata isolate SW786 chromosome 2, ValleyOak3.0 Primary Assembly, whole genome shotgun sequence genomic DNA includes:
- the LOC115978375 gene encoding cytochrome P450 87A3-like isoform X2 has protein sequence MWSVWLSVISLLIVISTHWVYRWRNPKCNGKLPPGSMGIPLIGETLDFLVSNNSLDIPPFIKKRMMKFGPIFRTSLAGRPMVVSSDPEFNYYVFQQEGKLVEQWYMDSFDKLIGQDVMTRVSSHRNIHKYLRNSILSHVGPEALKNKLLPHLEDAISQKLQGWSKLPSLEVRKSLAIMIFKLTAKLLMSYDAEKSGDNIDDFFSNFMEGFMKLPINIPGTAYHKCLQNRQKLVNLMTKIYEERKRNPEIGKGDFLDQILMDMKTETFLTDKFIIYVMFGILLASFETMSSTLTLAIMLLSDKPKMVKELTEEHEAILKSREDANSGLTWKEYKSMTFTHNGISANVTAKNFIPFGAGMRTCAGADFSKVFMGVFLHVLVTKYRWTIIKGGEVMRTPALGFGDGIHIQVLTKHA, from the exons ATGTGGTCTGTTTGGCTTTCTGTTATTAGCTTGCTTATTGTGATTTCCACGCATTGGGTTTATAGGTGGAGGAATCCTAAATGTAATGGAAAATTACCTCCTGGATCTATGGGCATCCCACTTATTGGGGAGACCCTTGATTTTCTAGTGTCAAACAACTCACTGGACATCCCACCTTTTATCAAGAAAAGGATGATGAA ATTTGGGCCAATATTTCGGACAAGTTTGGCAGGACGGCCAATGGTGGTATCATCTGATCCTGAATTCAATTATTATGTTTTTCAACAAGAAGGAAAATTGGTTGAACAGTGGTATATGGACTCCTTTGACAAGCTTATTGGCCAAGATGTAATGACAAGAGTTAGTAGTCATAGAAATATTCATAAGTACCTTCGGAACTCAATCTTGAGTCATGTTGGTCCTGAGGCTCTCAAGAACAAGTTGTTACCTCACTTAGAGGATGCGATAAGTCAAAAATTGCAAGGTTGGTCTAAGCTACCCAGTTTGGAAGTGAGGAAAAGCCTTGCAATT ATGATTTTTAAACTTACAGCAAAACTATTGATGAGTTATGACGCAGAGAAATCCGGAGAtaatattgatgatttttttagtAACTTCATGGAAGGATTTATGAAATTACCTATAAACATTCCTGGTACTGCTTATCATAAATGTCTACAG AATCGACAGAAGCTGGTAAACTTGATGACTAAAATATATGAGGAGAGAAAGCGTAATCCCGAAATTGGCAAAGGAGATTTTCTTGATCAAATTTTGATGGACATGAAAACTGAAACATTCTTGACAGATAAATTCATAATCTATGTGATGTTTGGGATTCTCCTTGCCAGCTTTGAGACTATGTCCTCAACTCTTACATTAGCTATTATGTTACTTAGCGACAAGCCAAAAATGGTGAAAGAATTGACG gAGGAGCATGAAGCAATTCTTAAAAGTAGAGAGGATGCCAATTCTGGACTCACATGGAAGGAATACAAATCTATGACATTTACTCATAAC GGTATCTCAGCGAACGTCACAGCAAAGAACTTCATACCTTTTGGAGCAGGCATGAGGACATGTGCAGGAGCAGATTTCAGCAAGGTTTTTATGGGTGTCTTCCTACATGTGTTAGTCACCAAATACAG GTGGACTATAATAAAGGGTGGAGAGGTGATGCGGACTCCTGCTTTAGGATTTGGAGATGGTATTCACATTCAGGTCTTAACAAAGCATGCATGA
- the LOC115978375 gene encoding cytochrome P450 87A3-like isoform X1, whose amino-acid sequence MWSVWLSVISLLIVISTHWVYRWRNPKCNGKLPPGSMGIPLIGETLDFLVSNNSLDIPPFIKKRMMKFGPIFRTSLAGRPMVVSSDPEFNYYVFQQEGKLVEQWYMDSFDKLIGQDVMTRVSSHRNIHKYLRNSILSHVGPEALKNKLLPHLEDAISQKLQGWSKLPSLEVRKSLAIMIFKLTAKLLMSYDAEKSGDNIDDFFSNFMEGFMKLPINIPGTAYHKCLQNRQKLVNLMTKIYEERKRNPEIGKGDFLDQILMDMKTETFLTDKFIIYVMFGILLASFETMSSTLTLAIMLLSDKPKMVKELTEEHEAILKSREDANSGLTWKEYKSMTFTHNVVNESLRLASVLPGILRKTIQDIEVNGYTIPKGWCLMVVPSAIQLNPNIYEDPLSFDPWRWQGISANVTAKNFIPFGAGMRTCAGADFSKVFMGVFLHVLVTKYRWTIIKGGEVMRTPALGFGDGIHIQVLTKHA is encoded by the exons ATGTGGTCTGTTTGGCTTTCTGTTATTAGCTTGCTTATTGTGATTTCCACGCATTGGGTTTATAGGTGGAGGAATCCTAAATGTAATGGAAAATTACCTCCTGGATCTATGGGCATCCCACTTATTGGGGAGACCCTTGATTTTCTAGTGTCAAACAACTCACTGGACATCCCACCTTTTATCAAGAAAAGGATGATGAA ATTTGGGCCAATATTTCGGACAAGTTTGGCAGGACGGCCAATGGTGGTATCATCTGATCCTGAATTCAATTATTATGTTTTTCAACAAGAAGGAAAATTGGTTGAACAGTGGTATATGGACTCCTTTGACAAGCTTATTGGCCAAGATGTAATGACAAGAGTTAGTAGTCATAGAAATATTCATAAGTACCTTCGGAACTCAATCTTGAGTCATGTTGGTCCTGAGGCTCTCAAGAACAAGTTGTTACCTCACTTAGAGGATGCGATAAGTCAAAAATTGCAAGGTTGGTCTAAGCTACCCAGTTTGGAAGTGAGGAAAAGCCTTGCAATT ATGATTTTTAAACTTACAGCAAAACTATTGATGAGTTATGACGCAGAGAAATCCGGAGAtaatattgatgatttttttagtAACTTCATGGAAGGATTTATGAAATTACCTATAAACATTCCTGGTACTGCTTATCATAAATGTCTACAG AATCGACAGAAGCTGGTAAACTTGATGACTAAAATATATGAGGAGAGAAAGCGTAATCCCGAAATTGGCAAAGGAGATTTTCTTGATCAAATTTTGATGGACATGAAAACTGAAACATTCTTGACAGATAAATTCATAATCTATGTGATGTTTGGGATTCTCCTTGCCAGCTTTGAGACTATGTCCTCAACTCTTACATTAGCTATTATGTTACTTAGCGACAAGCCAAAAATGGTGAAAGAATTGACG gAGGAGCATGAAGCAATTCTTAAAAGTAGAGAGGATGCCAATTCTGGACTCACATGGAAGGAATACAAATCTATGACATTTACTCATAAC GTTGTCAATGAATCACTTAGGCTGGCTAGTGTTCTTCCGGGGATTTTGAGAAAAACAATCCAAGACATTGAAGTAAATG GATATACAATTCCAAAAGGCTGGTGTCTTATGGTGGTTCCTTCTGCCATTCAACTAAACCCAAACATTTATGAGGACCCTCTTAGCTTCGATCCATGGAGATGGCAG GGTATCTCAGCGAACGTCACAGCAAAGAACTTCATACCTTTTGGAGCAGGCATGAGGACATGTGCAGGAGCAGATTTCAGCAAGGTTTTTATGGGTGTCTTCCTACATGTGTTAGTCACCAAATACAG GTGGACTATAATAAAGGGTGGAGAGGTGATGCGGACTCCTGCTTTAGGATTTGGAGATGGTATTCACATTCAGGTCTTAACAAAGCATGCATGA
- the LOC115963850 gene encoding uncharacterized protein LOC115963850, which translates to MGETGLFAVGQSLVMMKGLMDRCLNREAALERVRSKLGQTEEELSQLHKWKATMEQKFELSEKTKEELEQRTEEAGKALKVKADEVKDLKKKLRHARDDAVSEYRNSESLLKELAGSFLQGFDDSLRQVKKAYPDLDLSMITLTDQGQTSALPVASENTEDLFGEEAAQGDGESAMPNEVAVVDPNKAE; encoded by the exons ATGGGGGAGACGGGGTTATTTGCCGTCGGACAG tccttggttatgatgaagggcttgatggaccgctgcctcaaccgtgaagcggctctgGAACGGGTACGGTCAAAGCTTGGGCAGACGGAAGAGGAGCTTAGCCAGCTGCACAAGTGGAAGGCCACGATGGAGCAGAAGTTCGAACTCTCTGAGAAGACAAAAGAAGAACTTGAACAGAGGACGGAGGAGgctgggaaggccttgaaggTTAAAGCAGACGAGGTGAAGGATCTGAAGAAAAAACTCCGTCATGCAAGGGATGACGCCGTCAGCGAATATCGCAACTCCGAGTCTTTGCTGAAGGAGCTGGCaggatcgttccttcaaggcttcgaCGATTCGCTCCGTCAGGTGAAGAAGGCCTACCCAGATCTGGACTTGTCCATGATAACACTAACTGATCAAGGTCAGACGTCTGCTCTACCCGTCGCCTCCGAAAATACGGAGGATCTCTTTGGAGAAGAGGCAGCTCAGGGTGACGGAGAGTCCGCTATGCCGAATGAGGTCGCTGTTGTCGACCCCAATAAAGCAGAGTAA